A single genomic interval of Vicia villosa cultivar HV-30 ecotype Madison, WI unplaced genomic scaffold, Vvil1.0 ctg.000010F_1_1, whole genome shotgun sequence harbors:
- the LOC131621577 gene encoding magnesium transporter MRS2-I-like, protein MALAGSEIELKLQAINNKKTAISRSWILLDRDGRDMVLDVDKYAIMRLVEIHARDLRIMDPLLSYPSTILGREKVIVLNLEHIKAIITAEEVLVRDPMDEEVVPVVEELRRRLPVKVSVTGQGQGQGEEESCAQDGGEENEFPFEFRALEVVLEATCSFLDARTRELETNVYPALDELTSKISSRNLDKVRKLKSAMTRLTNRVHKIREELENLLDDDDDMAELYLSRKLCVSSSPSSSSEGPNWHHSPNQGSKIHRSSRGSAATLHGENDVEELEMLLEAYFIQIDGTLNKLTTVREYIDDTEDYINIQLDNHRNQLIQLELFLSSGTVCLSIYSLVAAIFGMNIPYTWREGHGYVFKWVVILTGMACGTFFLSIVSYARRKGLVGS, encoded by the exons ATGGCTCTTGCTGGTTCTGAAATAGAGCTTAAACTTCAAGCTATAAACAACAAGAAAACCGCAATTTCAAGAAGCTGGATTTTACTTGATCGTGATGGAAGAGACATGGTATTGGATGTGGATAAGTATGCTATTATGCGTCTGGTTGAAATTCACGCAAGAGATCTTCGAATTATGGATCCTCTTCTTTCTTATCCTTCTACCATTCTTGGCAGAGAGAAAGTCATTGTTCTCAATCTAGAG catATAAAAGCTATTATCACTGCTGAAGAAGTATTGGTTAGAGACCCAATGGATGAGGAAGTTGTGCCTGTTGTTGAAGAGCTACGAAGAAGGTTACCAGTGAAAGTAAGTGTTACTGGTCAAGGACAAGGACAAGGAGAAGAAGAGTCGTGTGCTCAAGACGGTGGAGAAGAAAATG AATTTCCATTTGAGTTTCGGGCGTTGGAAGTTGTATTAGAGGCAACTTGTAGTTTTCTTGATGCAAGGACAAGAGAGTTGGAGACTAATGTTTATCCGGCTCTGGATGAACTTACATCTAAG ATCAGTAGTCGTAATTTGGATAAAGTTCGGAAACTAAAAAGTGCAATGACTAGATTAACAAATCGGGTTCATAAG ATTAGAGAGGAATTAGAAAAtctacttgatgatgatgacgacATGGCTGAACTTTACTTATCAAGAAAGTTATGTGTTTCATCCTCTCCGTCGAGTAGCTCTGAAGGTCCTAATTGGCATCATAGTCCAAATCAAGGTTCAAAAATACACAGATCAAGCAGAGGAAGCGCTGCAACACTTCATGGAGAAAATGACGTTGAAGAGCTTGAAATGTTATTAGAG GCCTATTTCATACAAATTGATGGTacattaaataaattaaccacg GTACGAGAATACATCGACGATACAGAAGATTACATCAACATACAA CTTGATAATCACCGAAATCAACTGATTCAG CTAGAGTTGTTCCTAAGTTCTGGGACTGTTTGTTTATCAATATATTCACTGGTGGCTGCAATATTTGGTATGAATATTCCATATACATGGAGAGAAGGTCATGGATATGTATTTAAATGG GTGGTGATTCTTACGGGAATGGCTTGTGGAACATTCTTTTTGTCCATAGTATCTTATGCTCGACGCAAAGGTCTTGTTGGATCTTGA
- the LOC131621578 gene encoding uncharacterized protein LOC131621578: MKSESTELPDSVISRIFSKLSLKNLVKTSALSKQWYHEWGLRKDLTFDLHNMFDYNTIPELPKTLPHFQQLQSQFAASLDNFMQKYPGDMVRSIRVNFPLGVDHTYAIDGLIHKGLFKGANRIELLFAYKTDFKIEPYKFLFPFLSDTNSVTYLHLQNCHIAEPMEFSLLKNLTTLVLHLVPVKQNMLQDLCVNCIYLENLTLNECKFLSDLRITSPTLLHLYINCGLIVWKKSNIDITASNLSSIEYSSCCVSVLHTVNIKSHMLSKFSYRCAKISNLIDFSGLKNMTTFVLDGLRQCLQSDVIVHLFSKCLQLEDVTFKKCRFTCDLKIMSAKLLHLSLIDCLYKNHGSHKIDIDALNLSSFEYRGHTVMSPLISVAAPKLLKVFWDAGLNKRNVYNFATIVRLHQIENLTMSMSLSQIRKLTKGLVRFQNLKQLKLFIAGAYNPNMDYFWILDIAMASQHLQKLSLTIRNGDTKKSHMVGSQRQRREYVRFFHNDLRYVELHGCVCSINVIELASHLLRNATLLKQITFSSRRSFYIGAGRWSKGFDNCCWFERNLIHEHLQDEVNEQCQLIIL, translated from the exons ATGAAGAGTGAGTCAACCGAGTTGCCAGATTCTGTTATATCACGTATCTTTTCCAAGTTAAGTTTGAAGAATTTGGTGAAAACTAGTGCATTGTCTAAACAATGGTATCACGAATGGGGATTAAGGAAGGACCTCACGTTTGATCTCCATAACATGTTTGACTATAATACAATTCCAGAATTACCAAAAACCCTTCCACACTTTCAACaacttcaatctcaatttgccGCAAGTTTGGATAATTTCATGCAGAAATATCCTGGTGACATGGTCCGTTCAATCCGAGTAAATTTTCCGTTAGGTGTCGATCATACTTATGCCATTGATGGATTGATTCACAAAGGACTTTTTAAGGGTGCCAATCGAATTGAGCTTCTGTTCGCATATAAAACTGATTTTAAAATAGAACCATACAAATTTTTATTTCCTTTCTTGTCTGACACTAATTCTGTGACATATCTGCACCTACAGAACTGCCACATAGCAGAACCTATGGAATTTTCTCTATTGAAGAATTTGACAACTCTTGTGTTGCATCTAGTTCCTGTGAAGCAGAATATGCTTCAGGATTTGTGTGTTAACTGCATCTATCTTGAGAATCTCACTCTTAATGAATGTAAGTTCTTATCTGACTTAAGAATAACTAGTCCAACATTGCTTCATTTGTACATTAACTGTGGGCTTATCGTATGGAAGAAGAGTAATATTGATATCACTGCATCAAATCTCTCATCCATTGAATATTCTTCGTGCTGTGTCTCTGTATTACATACCGTGAACATTAAGTCTCATATGTTATCCAAGTTTAGCTACAGATGTGCTAAAATTTCTAATCTTATTGATTTTTCTGGACTGAAAAATATGACAACATTTGTGTTGGATGGACTCCGCCAATGTCTCCAAAGTGATGTCATAGTTCATTTGTTTTCCAAATGTCTCCAACTTGAAGATGTCACCTTTAAGAAGTGCCGGTTCACTTGTGATTTGAAAATTATGAGTGCAAAGTTGCTTCATTTGAGCTTAATTGATTGTCTCTATAAGAATCATGGTTCTCATAAGATAGATATTGATGCTTTGAATCTCTCATCATTTGAATATAGAGGTCACACTGTCATGAGTCCCTTAATATCTGTCGCGGCTCCAAAGTTATTGAAGGTTTTCTGGGATGCaggtttgaacaagagaaatgtaTATAACTTTGCTACAATTGTAAGATTACATCAGATTGAGAATTTAACTATGAGTATGAGCCTTTCACAG ATACGCAAGTTAACGAAGGGTTTGGTTCGATTTCAAAATCTTAAACAATTGAAATTATTTATTGCGGGAGCATATAATCCTAATATGGATTACTTTTGGATTTTAGATATTGCAATGGCTTCTCAACATCTCCAAAAACTTTCTCTAACA ATTAGAAACGGAGATACAAAAAAATCACATATGGTTGGATCGCAGAGACAAAGAAGAGAATATGTCAGGTTTTTTCACAATGATTTACGATATGTGGAGTTACATGGTTGTGTTTGCTCCATAAATGTAATTGAGTTGGCAAGTCATCTACTGAGGAATGCAACTTTGCTTAAGCAAATTACTTTCAGTTCTCGTCGAAGTTTCTATATAGGTGCTGGAAGATGGAGTAAGGGTTTCGATAATTGTTGTTGGTTTGAACGGAATCTTATTCATGAGCATCTACAAGATGAAGTAAATGAACAATGTCAGCTCATAATTTTGTAA